From a single Brassica napus cultivar Da-Ae chromosome C9, Da-Ae, whole genome shotgun sequence genomic region:
- the LOC106372519 gene encoding short-chain dehydrogenase TIC 32, chloroplastic: MEMEKLKEALHFICSSDFLRMALFWNFALIYSYFQLLKGRIFGSKSTTSFSSSSSNHSSNASSHRPICVITGATSGLGKATAFALSRKGFYVVLVGRSSHLLSKTLAEIKNHNEDAQLKAFEADLSSFQSVSNFRNSLEKWLSESELHSSIQLLVNNAGILATSSRPTVEGFDRMMATNYIGAFSLTKLLLPLLRNSTVPSRVVNVTSFTHRSVFSARFDKDSVTGVYSSESKQYPCASIYQYSKLCVLLFSYELHRQLHLTDDSHHVSVAAVDPGAVKTNIMHELPSYIQVLAFCSLKVFRLMQSSEEAAESVIDAALAPPEVSGKYFFGGNGRTIESSAVSRDPKLAKELWDTSCLIFDELQQTHT, translated from the exons ATGGAAATGGAGAAGCTGAAGGAGGCTTTGCATTTTATATGCTCTTCTGATTTCTTGAGGATGGCTCTGTTTTGGAACTTTGCCCTCATTTATTCTTACTTCCAATTGCTTAAAGGAAGGATCTTTGGCTCAAAATCAACaacttccttttcttcttcttcctccaatcATTCATCAAATGCTTCTTCACACAGACCTATCTGTGTTATCACTGGT GCTACTTCGGGTCTTGGAAAGGCAACTGCTTTTGCTCTTTCAAGAAAAGGCTTCTACGTTGTTCttg TTGGACGGTCCTCTCACTTACTATCAAAG ACGTTGGCTGAAATCAAGAACCATAACGAAGATGCTCAACTCAAGGCTTTTGAAGCTGACTTGTCTTCTTTCCAATCAGTTTCGAACTTCAGAAACTCTCTAGAGAAATGGCTTTCAGAGTCAGAGTTACATTCCTCTATCCAACTGTTGGTTAACAACGCTGGAATACTAGCAACTTCGAGCCGACCAACCGTTGAAGGCTTTGACAG GATGATGGCTACAAACTACATCGGTGCATTCTCCTTGACGAAACTTCTTTTACCGCTTCTGAGAAACAGCACTGTGCCTTCACGTGTCGTTAATGTTACTTCCTTCACACATCGTTCTG TTTTTTCTGCGAGGTTTGACAAGGATTCTGTTACGGGAGTGTACTCTTCGGAATCAAAGCAATATCCATGCGCTAGTATCTATCAGTATTCCAAAT TATGCGTTCTACTCTTCTCATACGAGCTTCATAGACAGCTTCACCTCACAGATGATTCACATCACGTCTCTGTTGC AGCGGTAGATCCAGGAGCagtgaaaacaaacataatGCATGAGCTTCCTTCATATATACAAGTCTTGGCGTTTTGCAGTCTCAAGGTTTTTAGACTCATGCAGTCCTCAGAGGAAGCAGCTGAATCTGTCATTGACGCTGCTTTAGCCCCACCT GAAGTGTCAGGCAAATATTTCTTTGGAGGAAACGGGAGGACCATCGAGTCATCAGCGGTTTCTCGTGATCCAAAACTTGCCAAGGAACTCTGGGACACTTCATGTCTCATATTTGATGAGCTGCAGCAAACTCACACTTGA
- the LOC106372517 gene encoding probable methyltransferase PMT7 isoform X1, which translates to MGGGYVFGSARSGQTAMVALVLVVGSFFAGYIFGNNAPIYIPQASSSNSSSSSSPSPSGPSDFANRVELTYRRTPLVIPQRGVNVCPLEFNEYIPCHNVTYVQQLLPSLNLSRREELERHCPPLGQRLFCLVPPPKDYKVPIRWPTSRDYVWRSNVNHTHLAEVKGGQNWVHEQGELWWFPGGGTHFKHGAPEYIQRLGNMTTNETGDLRSAGVEQVLDVGCGVASFAAYLLPLGIQTMSFAPKDGHENQIQFALERGIGAMISAIATKQMPYPSSSFDMVHCSRCRVDWHENDGVLIKEVNRLLRPNGYFVYSAPPAYRKDKDFPLIWDKLVNLTTAMCWKLISRKVQTAIWVKQDDQACLMKNAELELITICDSKDVSKPSWKVPLRDCVDISENTPKASYPTSLRKIDFSLGISEDEFTLDTNFWREQVNRYWELMKVNRTEVRNVMDTNAFVGGFAAAMSSYPVWVMNVVPATLNDTLSGIYQRGLTGAYHDWCEPFSTYPRTYDLLHADKLLSHYQNHGEGCLLEDIMLEMDRIIRPQGFIIIRDEESIISKVQDLAPKFLWEVETRELQDKYKKAETVLFCRKKFWAIV; encoded by the exons ATGGGAGGTGGCTATGTGTTTGGTTCGGCCAGATCGGGACAGACAGCAATGGTGGCTCTCGTCCTCGTGGTTGGATCATTCTTCGCCGGCTACATCTTCGGAAACAACGCACCTATTTACATACCCCAAGCTTCTTCTTCCAATTCttcgtcttcatcttctccatcgCCATCTG GTCCATCAGATTTTGCCAACAGAGTAGAGCTAACTTACCGGAGAACACCTCTCGTGATCCCACAAAGAGGAGTGAATGTTTGTCCGTTGGAGTTCAACGAGTACATCCCTTGTCACAACGTCACTTACGTGCAGCAGCTTCTCCCAAGCTTGAATCTTTCGAGAAGAGAAGAGCTCGAGAGACACTGCCCTCCACTTGGGCAGCGTCTCTTCTGCCTGGTACCTCCGCCTAAAGATTATAAGGTACCTATACGCTGGCCCACCAGCAGAGACTATGTGTGGAGAAGCAATGTGAATCATACGCATCTTGCTGAGGTTAAAGGCGGGCAAAACTGGGTGCATGAACAAGGGGAGCTGTGGTGGTTCCCTGGTGGCGGTACTCATTTCAAACACGGAGCTCCTGAATACATCCAGAG GCTAGGAAACATGACGACTAACGAAACAGGTGACCTGCGTTCAGCTGGGGTTGAGCAAGTACTTGACGTTGGATGTGGAGTTGCTAGCTTTGCAGCTTACCTTCTTCCTTTGGGTATACAGACGATGTCCTTTGCCCCTAAAGACGGGCATGAGAACCAAATCCAGTTTGCGTTGGAGAGAGGAATAGGCGCAATGATCTCTGCCATTGCCACCAAACAAATGCCATATCCCTCATCCTCCTTTGACATGGTTCATTGCTCAAGATGTCGTGTTGATTGGCATGAAAATG ATGGTGTCTTGATTAAAGAGGTTAATCGACTTCTCCGACCCAATGGATACTTTGTTTACTCAGCACCACCTGCTTACCGAAAGGATAAAGACTTCCCTCTGATTTGGGATAAGTTGGTGAACCTAACTACCGCAATGTGCTGGAAGCTCATCTCCCGAAAGGTACAAACTGCAATATGGGTTAAACAAGACGACCAGGCTTGCCTTATGAAGAACGCAGAGCTTGAGCTTATAACTATATGTGATTCAAAAGATGTTTCCAAACCATCATGGAAAGTTCCTCTTAGAGACTGTGTAGACATTAGTGAGAACACACCAAAAGCTTCATATCCAACAAGTCTAAGAAAAATAG ATTTTTCACTAGGCATCAGCGAAGATGAGTTTACATTGGACACAAACTTCTGGAGAGAGCAAGTGAACCGGTACTGGGAGTTAATGAAAGTTAACAGAACTGAAGTGCGGAATGTGATGGACACGAACGCGTTCGTCGGTGGATTTGCTGCTGCTATGAGCTCATACCCCGTTTGGGTCATGAACGTTGTGCCTGCTACGTTGAACGATACCTTATCAGGAATTTACCAGAGGGGCTTAACCGGTGCTTACCATGATTG GTGTGAGCCGTTCTCAACGTATCCACGCACGTACGATCTGCTACACGCGGACAAACTCTTGTCTCACTATCAGAACCACGGTGAAGGTTGTTTACTAGAGGACATCATGCTTGAGATGGACCGCATCATACGCCCTCAG GGATTCATCATTATTAGAGACGAGGAATCGATCATCTCAAAAGTCCAAGACTTGGCTCCTAAGTTCCTATGGGAAGTTGAGACACGTGAACTTCAAGACAAATACAAGAAGGCAGAAACTGTTTTGTTTTGCAGAAAGAAGTTCTGGGCAATCGTCTGA
- the LOC106372517 gene encoding probable methyltransferase PMT7 isoform X2 has translation MGGGYVFGSARSGQTAMVALVLVVGSFFAGYIFGNNAPIYIPQASSSNSSSSSSPSPSGPSDFANRVELTYRRTPLVIPQRGVNVCPLEFNEYIPCHNVTYVQQLLPSLNLSRREELERHCPPLGQRLFCLVPPPKDYKVPIRWPTSRDYVWRSNVNHTHLAEVKGGQNWVHEQGELWWFPGGGTHFKHGAPEYIQRLGNMTTNETGDLRSAGVEQVLDVGCGVASFAAYLLPLGIQTMSFAPKDGHENQIQFALERGIGAMISAIATKQMPYPSSSFDMVHCSRCRVDWHENDGVLIKEVNRLLRPNGYFVYSAPPAYRKDKDFPLIWDKLVNLTTAMCWKLISRKVQTAIWVKQDDQACLMKNAELELITICDSKDVSKPSWKVPLRDCVDISENTPKASYPTSLRKIGISEDEFTLDTNFWREQVNRYWELMKVNRTEVRNVMDTNAFVGGFAAAMSSYPVWVMNVVPATLNDTLSGIYQRGLTGAYHDWCEPFSTYPRTYDLLHADKLLSHYQNHGEGCLLEDIMLEMDRIIRPQGFIIIRDEESIISKVQDLAPKFLWEVETRELQDKYKKAETVLFCRKKFWAIV, from the exons ATGGGAGGTGGCTATGTGTTTGGTTCGGCCAGATCGGGACAGACAGCAATGGTGGCTCTCGTCCTCGTGGTTGGATCATTCTTCGCCGGCTACATCTTCGGAAACAACGCACCTATTTACATACCCCAAGCTTCTTCTTCCAATTCttcgtcttcatcttctccatcgCCATCTG GTCCATCAGATTTTGCCAACAGAGTAGAGCTAACTTACCGGAGAACACCTCTCGTGATCCCACAAAGAGGAGTGAATGTTTGTCCGTTGGAGTTCAACGAGTACATCCCTTGTCACAACGTCACTTACGTGCAGCAGCTTCTCCCAAGCTTGAATCTTTCGAGAAGAGAAGAGCTCGAGAGACACTGCCCTCCACTTGGGCAGCGTCTCTTCTGCCTGGTACCTCCGCCTAAAGATTATAAGGTACCTATACGCTGGCCCACCAGCAGAGACTATGTGTGGAGAAGCAATGTGAATCATACGCATCTTGCTGAGGTTAAAGGCGGGCAAAACTGGGTGCATGAACAAGGGGAGCTGTGGTGGTTCCCTGGTGGCGGTACTCATTTCAAACACGGAGCTCCTGAATACATCCAGAG GCTAGGAAACATGACGACTAACGAAACAGGTGACCTGCGTTCAGCTGGGGTTGAGCAAGTACTTGACGTTGGATGTGGAGTTGCTAGCTTTGCAGCTTACCTTCTTCCTTTGGGTATACAGACGATGTCCTTTGCCCCTAAAGACGGGCATGAGAACCAAATCCAGTTTGCGTTGGAGAGAGGAATAGGCGCAATGATCTCTGCCATTGCCACCAAACAAATGCCATATCCCTCATCCTCCTTTGACATGGTTCATTGCTCAAGATGTCGTGTTGATTGGCATGAAAATG ATGGTGTCTTGATTAAAGAGGTTAATCGACTTCTCCGACCCAATGGATACTTTGTTTACTCAGCACCACCTGCTTACCGAAAGGATAAAGACTTCCCTCTGATTTGGGATAAGTTGGTGAACCTAACTACCGCAATGTGCTGGAAGCTCATCTCCCGAAAGGTACAAACTGCAATATGGGTTAAACAAGACGACCAGGCTTGCCTTATGAAGAACGCAGAGCTTGAGCTTATAACTATATGTGATTCAAAAGATGTTTCCAAACCATCATGGAAAGTTCCTCTTAGAGACTGTGTAGACATTAGTGAGAACACACCAAAAGCTTCATATCCAACAAGTCTAAGAAAAATAG GCATCAGCGAAGATGAGTTTACATTGGACACAAACTTCTGGAGAGAGCAAGTGAACCGGTACTGGGAGTTAATGAAAGTTAACAGAACTGAAGTGCGGAATGTGATGGACACGAACGCGTTCGTCGGTGGATTTGCTGCTGCTATGAGCTCATACCCCGTTTGGGTCATGAACGTTGTGCCTGCTACGTTGAACGATACCTTATCAGGAATTTACCAGAGGGGCTTAACCGGTGCTTACCATGATTG GTGTGAGCCGTTCTCAACGTATCCACGCACGTACGATCTGCTACACGCGGACAAACTCTTGTCTCACTATCAGAACCACGGTGAAGGTTGTTTACTAGAGGACATCATGCTTGAGATGGACCGCATCATACGCCCTCAG GGATTCATCATTATTAGAGACGAGGAATCGATCATCTCAAAAGTCCAAGACTTGGCTCCTAAGTTCCTATGGGAAGTTGAGACACGTGAACTTCAAGACAAATACAAGAAGGCAGAAACTGTTTTGTTTTGCAGAAAGAAGTTCTGGGCAATCGTCTGA
- the LOC106372516 gene encoding nuclear intron maturase 3, mitochondrial, whose product MVLHLRVHPSLYNRRISFLFSPSSRNLSTASLLLNSNQTVTEPLAKSELESIVLKQYSHGKFYNLIQNAVALPSVLLTACQNLSSSTELTDRVSRRFSIEEMGREIRDGRFDIRSCCVGFESLVLPNLKLKVLIEAVRMVLEIVYDDRFATFSYGGRVGMGRHTAIRYLKNSVENPRWWFRVSFAREVFGDRNVDRLCRFVEEKINDCLLVEMIKKLFEFGILRIELGGCDKGRGFPQECGLNSILINVYFDGLDKEIQDLRLKMKLKNPPRVGAEEEEDNVFYKPVNVYAVRYLDEILLITSGSKMLTMELKKRVVDVLEERLDLRVDRVNTSIHSAVSEKISFLGMYLQAVPPSVLRPPISEKAVRAMKKYERQKEVRRVELRNARERNRKTLGLKIFRHVLKKLKQSNGYKCEYEIENEVRDIFRSWGEEVMQEFMGSLDERWKWHWLLTRGDFLSLRHIREKLPQDLVDAYDEFQEQVDKHLSPTQARKELEDEERRVEEEEEQRYAERTVQDLTKLCMKVSAPEELVRKAVKLVGFTNNMGRPRPISHLLALEDSDIIKWYAGVGRTWLDFFCCCHNFKMVKIIVSYHLRFSCILTLAEKHRSTKREAIRHYTKDLKVSDPYGNEEMHFPLEREVKMMGDKNLSDPRPVDGTLSLLLIRLASDEPLHSCAASFCERSDTTMYRVHLLQNRLQINPLDEEKWVRGMGTIHSALNRKCLPLCSAHISDVYLGKLTLQDVDGSSFIDLK is encoded by the coding sequence ATGGTTCTTCATCTGAGAGTTCATCCCTCTCTCTACAACCGTCGaatctccttcctcttctctcCTTCCTCGAGAAATCTCAGTACGGCGTCGCTTCTGCTAAACTCCAACCAAACCGTTACTGAGCCGTTAGCGAAGTCAGAGCTCGAATCCATAGTTCTCAAACAATACTCCCACGGGAAGTTCTACAATCTCATCCAAAACGCGGTCGCTTTACCCTCCGTCCTTCTAACCGCCTGCCAGAACCTCTCCTCCTCCACCGAGCTAACCGATCGCGTCTCCAGGAGATTCTCGATCGAAGAAATGGGACGCGAGATACGCGACGGAAGGTTCGATATCCGCTCCTGCTGCGTCGGATTCGAATCTCTCGTTCTCCCTAATCTGAAGCTCAAAGTGCTGATCGAAGCCGTTAGGATGGTTCTCGAGATCGTCTACGACGATCGATTCGCGACGTTTAGTTACGGCGGGAGGGTTGGTATGGGTAGGCATACAGCGATTCGTTACTTGAAGAACTCCGTGGAGAATCCGCGGTGGTGGTTTCGCGTTTCGTTTGCGAGAGAGGTGTTCGGTGATCGGAACGTTGATAGGCTTTGTAGGTTTGTTGAGGAGAAGATTAACGATTGTTTGTTGGTAGAGATGATCAAGAAGCTCTTTGAGTTTGGGATTCTGAGGATCGAGCTTGGGGGATGTGATAAAGGGAGAGGGTTTCCTCAAGAGTGTGGATTGAATTCGATTTTGATTAATGTTTACTTTGATGGACTTGACAAGGAGATTCAAGATTTGAGGTTGAAGATGAAGCTCAAGAATCCTCCTCGTGTTGGtgcagaggaggaggaggataatGTTTTCTATAAGCCAGTGAATGTTTATGCAGTTAGGTACTTGGATGAGATACTTCTGATAACGTCTGGCTCGAAGATGCTGACTATGGAATTGAAGAAGAGGGTTGTAGACGTTTTGGAGGAGAGACTAGACCTGAGAGTAGATAGAGTGAACACATCGATTCACAGTGCGGTTTCGGAGAAGATTAGCTTTTTAGGGATGTATCTTCAAGCTGTTCCACCTTCGGTTTTGCGTCCGCCTATCTCTGAGAAGGCGGTGAGAGCGATGAAGAAGTACGAGAGGCAGAAGGAAGTTAGGAGAGTGGAGCTTAGGAACGCTAGGGAGAGGAATCGGAAGACGCtgggtttgaaaatatttagacATGTTTTGAAGAAGCTCAAGCAGAGCAACGGTTACAAGTGTGAATATGAGATAGAGAATGAGGTCAGAGATATTTTCCGGAGTTGGGGAGAGGAAGTAATGCAGGAGTTTATGGGTTCTCTTGACGAGCGGTGGAAATGGCATTGGCTGCTCACTAGAGGAGATTTTCTCTCCTTGAGACATATACGAGAGAAGTTACCACAAGACCTTGTCGATGCTTATGATGAATTTCAGGAGCAGGTGGACAAACACTTGTCACCGACCCAAGCTAGAAaggagctagaagatgaggagAGGAGagtagaggaagaagaggaacagAGATATGCTGAAAGGACGGTTCAGGATTTGACTAAGTTATGCATGAAGGTGTCAGCTCCGGAAGAACTTGTCAGAAAGGCTGTTAAATTAGTTGGGTTCACAAACAACATGGGTCGGCCACGGCCTATCAGCCACCTTCTGGCTCTTGAGGATTCTGATATCATCAAATGGTATGCGGGTGTAGGGCGTACATGGCTTGACTTCTTCTGTTGTTGCCACAACTTTAAGATGGTGAAAATCATTGTAAGTTATCATCTGAGATTCTCCTGTATTTTGACACTAGCGGAGAAGCACAGATCCACCAAACGTGAAGCTATTAGACACTACACGAAAGATCTCAAAGTGTCTGATCCTTACGGGAACGAAGAGATGCATTTTCCATTGGAAAGAGAGGTTAAGATGATGGGAGATAAAAACCTTTCAGACCCGAGACCTGTGGATGGAACACTGTCTTTGCTATTGATCAGGCTTGCATCTGATGAGCCCTTGCATTCTTGTGCTGCTAGTTTCTGTGAACGATCAGATACAACCATGTACCGCGTACATCTACTGCAAAACCGTTTGCAAATCAACCCACTTGACGAAGAGAAATGGGTTCGTGGCATGGGCACAATCCACTCAGCTTTGAATCGGAAATGTCTGCCTTTGTGTTCTGCTCACATCAGTGATGTATACTTGGGTAAATTGACTCTACAGGATGTCGATGGTAGCTCATTCATCGATCTCAAGTGa
- the LOC106370692 gene encoding glutamate receptor 1.1-like, translating to MKILTSLLMFTLLFSTTKSRVADSNDGVFEEVKVGLVVDLGSVEGKILKTSFTLALSDFYGINIEYRTRVSVLVRDSRGDPLLALVAARNLVKKARVEVIVGGQSLQEAKLLAALSDKTKLVVISPLLPYTLSLNKYSRLIQWTHDTASEAKGIASLVHDIACILANVLEKRSLRAKATPSSAVEASWNVSDLVKLIKHSRRFNGDIQINEEAFETVNIVGRKERRLGLWRSGSFSKRRRIIWPGGSNKMPPRHRFLAENGEKKKLLRVLVPSGNTVPNLVRVSPDPETGVVTVTGLCMEIFKTCMEPLKYELEFIPYNGSYDHLAYQLSTQRDKYDAAAGDLTITSNRSLYVEFTLPFTDIGIGALTLKKKKHGMWTFFDPFEKPLWLASGAFFILTGVVVWLVERSVNPEFQGSWKQQLGTVLWFGFSTIVFAHREKLQKMSSRFLVIVWMFVVLILTASYSANLTSTKTISRIQLDNQLSFGPSILMKISNSINAIEAYAKVLRDGTLTHVVGEIPYLNILLGQYPDVFAMTDREAITNGFGFMFQKGSGLAPKVSREIAKLRTSGTLKDMEKRWFQKMDSFYVNSNDINDDDNDASNRFTFGELGGLFIIAGAAHALVLVMHLFQTRREIYRVLCESRLFTKLKSSASLWRC from the exons atgaagattctgacttctcttttaatgtttACTCTCCTCTTTTCGACTACTAAATCAAGAGTAGCTGATTCAAACGATGGTGTTTTTGAAGAGGTTAAGGTTGGTTTGGTGGTTGACTTGGGTTCCGTAGAAGGCAAGATTCTCAAGACTTCATTTACCTTAGCGCTCTCAGATTTCTATGGCATAAACATTGAGTATCGAACCAGAGTCTCTGTTTTAGTAAGAGACTCCCGAGGGGACCCTCTCCTTGCCCTTGTTGCAG CTAGAAATCTTGTCAAGAAAGCAAGAGTGGAAGTCATTGTTGGTGGACAATCATTACAAGAAGCAAAGCTTCTAGCAGCGCTTAGCGATAAAACTAAACTTGTAGTGATATCTCCTCTCTTGCCGTATACGTTATCTTTGAACAAGTACAGTCGCTTGATCCAGTGGACGCATGATACAGCATCAGAGGCAAAGGGTATTGCGAGTCTGGTGCACGATATCGCTTGCATTCTAGCAAATGTTTTAGAGAAGAGAAGTCTAAGAGCCAAAGCAACACCTAGTAGTGCTGTTGAAGCCTCTTGGAATGTGTCAGATCTTGTAAAGCTAATCAAACATAGTAGAAGATTCAATGGTGACATCCAAATCAATGAAGAGGCATTTGAAACCGTGAATATTGTAGGGAGAAAAGAGAGAAGGTTAGGATTGTGGAGGAGTGGTAGTTTCAGTAAAAGAAGACGCATCATTTGGCCTGGTGGATCTAATAAAATGCCACCAAGACACCGTTTCTTGGCAGAGAATGGTGAAAAGAAGAAGTTGCTTAGGGTGTTAGTTCCCTCAGGAAACACGGTCCCAAATCTAGTGAGGGTGAGTCCTGATCCTGAAACTGGTGTTGTTACTGTCACTGGATTATGCATGGAGATTTTCAAGACTTGCATGGAGCCTCTTAAGTACGAGCTGGAGTTCATACCTTATAATGGAAGCTATGACCATCTTGCTTATCAACTCTCTACTCAG AGAGACAAATATGATGCAGCTGCTGGTGATTTAACCATCACTTCCAACAGATCTTTGTATGTTGAGTTTACATTGCCTTTCACGGACATTGGTATAGGAGCCCtgacattgaagaagaagaaacatggcATGTGGACGTTCTTTGACCCTTTTGAGAAACCCTTGTGGCTAGCAAGTGGAGCTTTCTTCATCTTGACTGGGGTTGTTGTTTGGTTGGTTGAACGGTCCGTTAACCCGGAGTTCCAGGGATCTTGGAAACAACAACTTGGTACAGTGCTATGGTTTGGATTCTCTACCATTGTATTTGCTCACA GAGAGAAGCTGCAAAAAATGTCATCAAGATTCCTAGTGATAGTTTGGATGTTTGTTGTGTTGATATTGACTGCAAGTTACAGTGCAAACTTGACATCAACCAAGACCATTTCTCGCATACAATTAGATAACCAGCTGAGTTTTGGTCCTTCCATATTGATGAAGATTAGCAACTCCATTAATGCGATTGAGGCATACGCTAAGGTTTTGAGAGATGGAACTCTCACTCATGTGGTCGGTGAAATACCCTATCTCAATATTCTTCTAGGACAGTATCCAGACGTTTTCGCCATGACAGATAGAGAGGCTATTACCAATGGCTTTGGCTTC ATGTTCCAGAAAGGTTCGGGGTTGGCTCCTAAAGTGTCACGAGAAATAGCGAAGCTAAGGACATCGGGAACGTTGAAAGACATGGAAAAAAGATGGTTCCAAAAAATGGATTCATTCTATGTAAATTCTAACGACATTAATGATGACGACAACGACGCATCTAACCGCTTCACATTTGGTGAGTTGGGCGGTTTGTTCATCATTGCTGGAGCTGCTCATGCTCTTGTACTAGTCATGCATCTCTTTCAGACACGTCGTGAGATTTACCGTGTTTTGTGCGAATCTCGACTGTTCACTAAGCTGAAAAGCTCTGCCAGTCTCTGGAGATGCTAA
- the LOC106370691 gene encoding glutamate receptor 1.1-like, with protein MEIMFSLVMFALLFSTTKSGVTHSNNGVLEEVRVGLVVDLGSVEGKILKTYFTLALSDFYHINSGYRTRVSVLARDSRGDPLLALVAARKLLKKARVEAIVGGKSLQEAKLLAALSDKTKLVVISPFLPYTLCLNKYSHLIQWTHDTASEAKGIASLVHDIACILANVVEKRSLRATATRSGTADEASWNVSDLVTLIKHSRRFNGDSQINKETLEIANIVGRKERRIGLWRPGGSNKVPPSHRFLEESGEKKKLLRVLVPSGNRVPNLVRVSPDPETDVVTVTGLCMEIFKTCMDPLKYELEFIPYNGSYDNLAYQLYTQRDKYDAAAGDLTITSNRSSYVEFTLPFTDIGIGALTLKKKKHGIWAFFDPFEKPLWLASGAFFILTGIVVWLVERPVNPEFQGSWKQQLGTMLWFGFSTIVFAHREKLQKMSSRFLVIVWMFVVLILTASYSANLTSTKTISRIQLDNPLSFGPSMMKISNSVNAIEAYAQVLRDGTLSHVVDEIPYLNILLGQYPDVFAMTDREAITNGFGFMFQKGSGLAPKVSREIAKLRTSGTLKDMEKRWFQKMDSFYVNSNDNDDDDDGSNRFTFGELGGLFIIAGAAHALVLIMHLFQTRREIYRVLCESRLFTKLKSSASLWRC; from the exons ATGGAGATTATGTTTTCTCTTGTCATGTTTGCTCTCCTCTTTTCCACGACTAAATCAGGAGTAACTCATTCAAACAACGGCGTTTTGGAAGAAGTTAGGGTTGGATTGGTGGTGGACTTGGGTTCCGTAGAAGGCAAGATTCTCAAAACTTATTTTACCTTAGCGCTCTCAGATTTCTATCACATAAACAGTGGCTATCGAACAAGAGTCTCTGTTTTAGCAAGAGACTCTCGAGGAGACCCTCTCCTTGCCCTTGTTGCGG CTAGAAAGCTTCTCAAAAAAGCAAGAGTGGAAGCCATTGTTGGTGGAAAATCATTACAAGAAGCAAAGCTTTTAGCGGCGCTTAGCGATAAAACTAAACTTGTCGTGATATCTCCTTTCTTGCCGTATACGTTATGTTTGAACAAGTACAGTCACTTGATCCAGTGGACGCATGATACGGCATCAGAGGCAAAAGGAATTGCGAGTCTCGTGCACGATATCGCTTGCATTCTAGCAAATGTAGTAGAGAAGAGAAGTCTAAGAGCTACAGCAACACGTAGTGGTACTGCTGATGAAGCCTCTTGGAATGTGTCAGATCTTGTAACGCTAATCAAACATAGTAGAAGATTCAATGGTGACAGCCAAATCAACAAAGAGACATTAGAAATCGCTAATATTGTAGGGAGAAAAGAGAGAAGGATAGGATTATGGAGGCCTGGTGGATCTAACAAAGTCCCACCAAGCCACCGTTTCTTGGAAGAGAGTGGTGAAAAGAAGAAGTTGCTCAGGGTGTTAGTTCCCTCAGGAAATAGGGTCCCAAATCTAGTGAGGGTGAGTCCTGATCCTGAAACTGATGTTGTTACTGTCACTGGATTATGCATGGAGATTTTCAAGACTTGCATGGATCCTCTTAAGTACGAGCTGGAGTTCATACCTTATAATGGAAGCTATGACAATCTTGCTTATCAACTCTATACTCag AGAGACAAATATGATGCAGCTGCTGGTGATTTAACAATCACTTCCAACAGATCTTCATATGTTGAATTTACATTGCCTTTCACAGACATTGGTATAGGTGCCCtgacactgaagaagaagaaacatggcATATGGGCCTTCTTTGACCCTTTTGAGAAACCCTTGTGGCTAGCAAGTGGAGCTTTCTTCATCTTGACTGGGATTGTTGTCTGGTTGGTTGAACGGCCCGTTAACCCGGAGTTCCAGGGATCTTGGAAACAACAACTTGGTACAATGCTATGGTTTGGATTCTCTACCATTGTATTTGCTCACA GAGAGAAGCTGCAAAAAATGTCATCAAGATTCTTAGTGATAGTTTGGATGTTTGTTGTGTTGATATTAACTGCAAGTTACAGCGCCAACTTGACATCAACCAAGACCATTTCTCGCATACAATTAGATAATCCCCTGAGTTTTGGTCCTTCCATGATGAAGATTAGCAACTCCGTAAATGCGATTGAGGCCTACGCTCAGGTTTTGCGAGATGGAACTCTCAGTCATGTAGTCGATGAAATACCGTATCTCAATATTCTTCTAGGACAGTATCCAGACGTTTTCGCAATGACAGATAGAGAGGCTATTACCAATGGCTTTGGCTTC ATGTTTCAAAAAGGTTCGGGGTTGGCTCCTAAAGTGTCACGAGAAATAGCGAAGCTAAGGACATCGGGAACGTTGAAAGACATGGAGAAAAGATGGTTCCAAAAAATGGATTCATTCTATGTAAATTCCAACGACAATGATGATGACGACGACGGATCTAACCGCTTCACCTTCGGTGAGTTGGGCGGTTTGTTCATCATTGCGGGAGCTGCTCATGCTCTTGTGCTAATCATGCATCTCTTTCAGACACGTCGTGAGATTTACCGTGTTTTGTGCGAATCTCGACTGTTCACTAAGCTGAAAAGCTCTGCCAGTCTCTGGAGATGCTAA